Proteins found in one Polyodon spathula isolate WHYD16114869_AA chromosome 10, ASM1765450v1, whole genome shotgun sequence genomic segment:
- the LOC121321615 gene encoding zinc finger protein jing homolog: MAAEATNIANATVPEGNTVTEFHSQVVEIIGGMGDAIKVVQPENAEVDINTTLSDAATTDANVISPISDAEISEPAMLSDVNSPESDSDKSTSASDANHTEPKSNAEITEHIYDEPKSDASPPDAEVTEHATDVETNQSYAQGNKPEAEVTEPVSNADLFPSKPKLTDSSDTDVAASALDPEAIAPVCKADVNSLVLDAEIITLASDAGILAPVSVDDEQEQNTETETAPSESQPQIVVEENRKEAPVSKQEKTAAVLEDTSIPEPLPSETHEKKQEEEHVEEAIPEPVKEVSQVNEDEEAMAAEKPPEADGAGWEEAMGEQTEDFCQEEFLEGSQDNNDEVVSWDGTKHENGSQDSQSTSPIPGSKSCGEISGAGKKPCINKHSSSKYNTVSYRKIRRGNTKQRIDEFKSMMHA; this comes from the exons ATGGCAGCAGAAGCAACCAACATAGCCAACGCAACTGTGCCGGAAGGGAACACAGTTACAGAATTCCACTCACAAGTGGTTGAAATCATAGGTGGAATGGGGGATGCAATCAAGGTTGTTCAACCTGAAAATGCAGAAGTGGACATCAATACAACCCTTTCtgatgctgctacaactgatgcAAATGTTATTTCACCCATTTCTGATGCTGAAATTAGTGAACCTGCAATGCTTTCTGATGTTAATTCACCAGAGTCTGATTCTGATAAAAGTACGTCTGCATCTGATGCCAATCATACTGAACCCAAGTCTAATGCTGAAATAACTGAACATATATATGATGAACCTAAATCTGATGCGAGTCCACCAGACGCTGAAGTTACAGAACATGCCACTGATGTTGAAACAAATCAATCTTATGCTCAGGGAAATAAACCTGAAGCTGAAGTTACTGAGCCTGTTTCTAATGCTGACCTATTTCCATCCAAACCTAAACTGACAGATAGTTCTGATACTGATGTTGCTGCATCTGCACTGGATCCTGAGGCTATTGCACCTGTTTGCAAAGCTGATGTAAATTCCCTGGTTTTGGATGCTGAAATAATTACACTAGCTTCTGATGCTGGAATTCTTGCACCTGTTTCTGTTGATGATGAACAAGAGCAGaacactgaaactgaaactgctcCTTCTGAATCTCAACCACAGATAGTGGTTGAGGAAAATAGAAAAGAAG CTCCCGTCTCAAAGCAAGAGAAAACAGCTGCAGTATTGGAGGACACTTCTATTCCTGAGCCCCTGCCTTCAGAAACACACGAGAAGAAGCAGGAGGAAG AGCATGTGGAGGAAGCCATCCCTGAGCCAGTGAAAGAAGTGAGCCAGGTTAACGAGGATGAGGAGGCAATGGCTGCAGAGAAACCTCCAGAGGCCGACGGCGCTGGCTGGGAGGAGGCCATGGGAGAACAAACGGAGGACTTCTGTCAAGAGGAATTTTTGGAGGGGAGTCAAGATAACAATGACGAGGTGGTCTCTTGGGATGGAACAAAGCATGAAAATGGCTCTCAGGATTCTCAGTCTACTAGTCCGATCCCTGGTTCCAAGTCTTGTGGAGAAATATCAGGGGCAGGGAAGAAGCCATGCATCAACAAACACAGCTCTTCGAAGTACAATACCGTGTCCTATCGCAAAATCAGAAGAGGAAACACCAAGCAAAGAATTGATGAGTTCAAGTCAATGATGCATGCATGA